The DNA window ACGGATCCGCTCGTCACGGCGCTCGGACTCCCGACCTCGGCCGGAGCGGGTGCGATGAGCACCGGCGTCGGGATCGGCCTCGCGCTCGTCCGCGCGGTGACCACCGGAGTCGTCGAGGAGGTGCTGTATCGCGGCTACGCGATCGAACGGCTGGCCGAGTATACGCCGCGTCCCGCGATCGCCGGGGGGATCTCCTGGGGCGCGTTCACGCTCGCCCACGCGGTCGTCTGGCCGATCGGGAACCTCCTTCAGGTCGCGGCCGTGTCGGCGGCGTTCACGCTCGTATACCTCCGCCGCCGGAGTCTGTTCACGGTGATCGGCTCGCACGTCCTCGTCTGGTGTCTCGCCGTGTTGGGGCACGCGTATGGTTGAACTCCGACGCACCACGGCCTCGACCGTCGCGATCCTCGTCGCCCTCGCCGGGATCCCGCTGGTCGAACTCGCCGCCGAACTCCGGCTCGGAGGCGACGGCCTGCTCGCGCTCGCGGTCAGGGACCTCCTCGTCAAGTGGGCGTTCGCCGTCGCGATCGTGGCCGTCGTCGTGCGGGTCGAACGGCGCTCCCTCTCGTCCGTCGGCGTCGCCCGACCGGGATGGGGCGATATCGGCGCCGCAGTCCTCGTGTTCGTACTCGGTGCCGTGAGCTACCCGTTCACGACCCCGCTCTTGCGCTCGTTCGGCTTCGAAACGACGGTCGGCGGGATCGAACGGCTGGCCACGTATCCCCCGGCGTTCGTGCTCGCGCTCGCTCTCACGGCGGCGCTCACCGAGGAGCTCCTGTATCGGGGATACCCCATCGAACGGATCGCGGAACGGACCGGAAGCACCGCCGTCGCCGCGGGGGTTACCGTCCTCTGTTTCGTCGTCTTCCACGTCCCGTACTGGGGAGTGGGCGGGACGCTACAGATCGGCGTCAACGCGGTCCTGTTGACGCTGCTCTACGTCTGGCGGAGAAACCTCGTCGCGTGCGTTCTCTCCCACGCGATCACCGACGTCTACGCGTTCATCGTCGTTCCGCGGTACCTCAGTCAGTACCTCTGAGCGTATCGGAGGATCGCTCGGCCGACACGTGCCGGCCGAGACGCGTGGACCGCGACCCGAACGGAAGATCGAACGTCGACCCGGTCCGACCCGGCGGACGGATCGGGGGCACGATCCGGCGGACGGATCGAGGACCCGATCCGCCGGAGTCCCGCCCGCGTCAGGTCTCGACCGGTCGGAGGACGACGATCCGCCCGCCGTCGGTCTCGCGTTCGCCGACGCCGGCCTCGACCGCGGTGCCGACCTCGATCGCGTCGCCGTCGCCGTCGTCGGCATCGGGGCCGACTCCCCGAACGATCCCCGTCAGCCGGACCGGTCCGAACCGGGCGACGGCGGTGACGTAGGGGGCGTCGTCCGAGAACCGCGGCGAGGGGACGTGGACGACGGTGTACGTCTCGACGGTCCCCTCCGCCGGAAGCGGCTCCTCCGAGAGCGGGGACGACCCGCACTCCGGACACACGCGTCGCGGCGGCAGCGAGCCGTGGCCCTCCGGACAGACGAGCGCGTACCCCTCGCCCGCCGCGAGCGCGTCGATCCACTCGTCGTAGCCGGTGTTCCGGTCGCTCATTCCGCCACCTCCAGCACGTGGACGACGGCGCTCGCGACCGTCCCGCCCGCGTTGTGGGCGACGCCCACCTCGGCGTCCGGGACGTGCTCGCTGTTCGGGTGATCGCCGCGAAGCAGCCGCGTCACCTCGGCGATCTGCGACCCGCCCGTCGCGCCGACCGGGTGGCCCTTCGCCTTCAGCCCGCCCGAGAGGTTTACCGGCAGGTCGCCGTCGGCGGTCGTGCGTCCCTCGCGGGCGGCGGCGATCCCCTCGCCCGGATCGGCGAGCCCGAGCGACTCGATCGCGAGCACCTCGGCGATGGTGAAACAGTCGTGGACCTCCGCGAGGTCGACGTCGCCCGGCCCGATCCCGGCATCGTCGTAGGCGGCGGTCGCCGCGTCGGCGGCCGCGGGCGTCGCGGCGATCTCCGTCCGGTCCGCGAGCGCCATCCGGTCCGTCCCCTGGCCGGTGCCGGTCACGGCGACCGGCGCGTCGAGGTCGTTGTCGGCGGCGTACTCCGCGGAGACGAACACGAGCGCGCTCGCGCCGTCGGTGATCGGACAGGCGTCGTAGAGGTGGAGCGGCTCCGCCACGGGCGGGGACTCGAGCGCCTCCTCGACGGAGACCTCGCTGCGGAACTGCGCGTACTCGTTCGGGAGGGCGTTCTCGTGGTTCTTCGCGGCGATATGCGCGAGGTCCTCGCGGCTCCCGCCGTGCGCCTCGAAGTAGGCGCGGGCCATCAGCGCGTACGCGCCGGGGAACGTGACCCCCGCCCGCACCTCGAAGAGGTCGTCCGCCGCGATCGCGAGCCCCTCCGTGGCCCCCTCGGTGTCGAGGTTCGTCATCCGCTCCATCCCGCCGGCGAGGACGACGTCCGCGTCGCCCGCCGCCACCGTCCGGACCGCCTCGCGGACCGCGACGCCCGCCGACGCGCACGCCGACTCGTAGCGGGTGGCCGGACAGCGCACGCCGGCGGCCTCCGCCATCAGCGGGGCCTGGTGGCCCTGGTGTTCCGCGAGCGCGCCCATGAAGTTCCCGTAGTTCAGCTCCTCGACGTCAGTCCGGTCGACGCCGGCGTCCGCGAACGCGCGGTCGGCCGCCTCCGCGAACAGGTCCCGACCCGTCCGCTCGGGGTGGCTCCCGAACCGCGTGAGTCCGACGCCGGCGACGCGTACCTCGGTCATACACGATCGATGACCGGTGGCCGCGTTTAGCTCTGCCGGAAGCGGGGACTAGGGGGAGAAAACGCCGAGGCGAGCTACCCGATGTACCGCAGGTCGTCGTCGGGGACCGCCGGGCCGTCCTGCATCTCGCGGATCTTGCCGACGACCTCCTCCATCTCCTCGGCGCGGTCCTCGAGGGAGTCGTAGCCGAGCTCGAACTCGAGCAGGCTCTCGAGGACCTCGAGCACCGCCCGCGCGCTCTTCGGGTCGACGAGGTAGCCGCTCGTCTCGCCCATCAGGCAGGCCGCCTCGAGCCCGCGGCGGCCGCCGAGTCCGAGCACGAGCCCGGAGACGCCGACGATCCCGCCCGCCGGCTCGTCCGGCCGGAACTCGACGTCCGCCTCGCGGAGGTCGTCCGCGAGCGCCGACTCGGAGACCGCGCCGAGAACCGTGTACTCCTCGACGAGCTCGCCCGTCGGGACGCCGCCGAGCGCGAACGCGCGCTCCGTGCCGAACGACTCGGCGACGTCGAGGAACGTCGAGGTGAGCCGGTAGTGGCCCGCGTTCGATCCCGCCTGGTGGTCGCCGGTCAACACGAGCAGGTCGGCGCCGTCGGTCTCGACGGCGTGAAACTCCGCGCAGGTGAGTTCGGCGACCCCGTCCTCGCCGTCGACGCTCACCTGCGGCGGGAATTCCGTGGCGTACACGCGGCGGACCAGCTCCCCGTCGAACTCCTCGAGGAGGTGTTCGGCCGCGAGCTTTCCGACGTGGCCGACGCCCGGCAGCCCCTCGATCAGCACCGGGTCGTCGAGCTCCGGCGTCGCCACCTCGTCGATCTCGATGTCGTCCATACGGTGTCCGTGCGGGCGGCGGTCACAAGAGGATGGCTATTCGGGCGTCACGGCCCAAGAACACGTCGGGGCGGTCGGGCGCTCACGAGTCCCGGTTCACTCCGGCCGGTCCGAGCGCGCCCGCCGGCGGTACTCGCCGTACCGGTCCGTCGGGTCGAACGGGGCGGGCGCGCCGTTCTCGGCGGGAGCGCCGCACTCCGGGCAGCGGTCGCCGAGCGTGTACACCGGCCGGTCGTGGATGGCTTCCGGGTCGGAACAGACGCGGATGTCGGAGCGCACGGGTCTGAGAGAGGGTACAGGAGACTGCGGCGCGGGTTACTCGTCGTCCTCGCGCCGCTCGCGGTGGAACGACCCGACGCCGCCGGCGGACTCGATCGCCTCGCGGGCGCGCTCCGCGGCGGCCTCGAGCTCGTCCTCGGCCGTCTTGTAGTCGGGCGCGCGGACCTTGATCCGGTACTCGGGCGAGCCGACGTAGCCCACGTCGAGCTCGACGCCGTCGGGGATCTCGCCGTTCCCCTCGGCCGCCTCCAGGGCGGCCTTGACGTCGTCGACGCCGTCGGCGGCGGCCGACTCGAGGTCGACGTAGCCCGTGACGTCGACGTACGGGACCGAGACGTTCTCGCGGGCCGCGTCGACGATCGATTCCGCCGCGTCGTCGTCGAGATCGGCGTCCTCGAGCGCCTCGAGCCCGCGGATGGCCGACGCCTCGAAGGCGTCGTACAGCGAGTCGTACTCGCGGAGGAGGGCGTTGGCGACCGAGGTGTACCGGTCGTCGTCGACGTCCTCGCCGAGCGCGATCAGCATCCAGTTGTCGGCCTTGCGCTCGTTCTTCCAGTCCTGTATCGTCTCCTTGCGCTGGTGTTCGTTGACGTCCTTGATCGACAGGTCGATCTGGTTGGAGGACTGATCGACCTCCAGCACCTTCGCGACGACCGTCTGTCCCTCGCGGACGTGGTCGCGGACGTTCTTGATCCAGCCGGAGGCGACCTCGCTGATGTGACACAGGCCGCGTTTGTCCTCGTACTGGTCGAGGTCGACGAAGACGCCGAAGTCGGCGATCTCGTCGATCTCGCCGACGACGAGCTCACCGGGTTCGGGCCAGCCGCTGTACTTCATGATAGGGGGCGAGGCGGTTACCGCGCCTCAACGGTTTCCACGACGTCGCCGGCAAGCTCGGCCTCCCCGCCGGTCGGGGTCGCGAGCGTGGTGCCGCAGACGGCACACGAGACGACCGAGGACGCCTTGCCGAAGACGACTTGTTCGTTCTCACAGTCCCCACAGCGCACGCGGTGGAAGCTTCCCGCCATGCTCACTCCTGGAAGGTGAGTCGGCCCGCGCGCCATCCCTCGCGCATGTGGGCCTTCCCGCAGTCGCTACAGCGGTACTTCAGGTGGGTCTTCTTGGTGGGTTTGTCCCCACCGGGCACCTTCGAGTACCCGCCGGCGTTGCCGATCGTCGCGAGCGCGCGGCGTCGCTGTCGCGCGTCGCGTTTCATGCCGGTCGCACGGCCCGATCGGACCTTCTCGACCTCGTGCTCCTGATGGGAGTCACAGTGAGGGCAGTACGTATTGAAGCGGCGTGGCATTTCCATGGATATCTACCTTGGAAGCCGGTTCGACGCCGACGCTTAAAACGGGTTTGGTCTGTCGTTGACCGCGGGCGCGAGGCCTCGTCCCGCCTCGCGGTGCGCCCTACAGCGTGTAGTCGTGGTCGCCCGTCTCCGACTCGAGGAAGGCCGTCAACAGATCGGTCGCCGCCGCGACGTCGCCGAGGTTCGCGGTCTCCGTCACCGTGTGGAGGTACCGGGTGGGGATCGAGATCGCGCCGACCGGCTTCGCGCCGCCCGGCGTCTGGAAGCCGGCGGTGTCGGTGCCGCCCGCCGGCAACACCTCGTGTTGGTGGTCGATGTCGTTCGACTCCGCGACCTCGGTCAGCCGCCGGTGGACCTTCGGGCTCGTGATCACGGAGGAGTCCTTGAGCTTGATCGCCGCGCCCTCGCCGAGGCTCGTCACCGCGTCGGCCGCCTCGCCGATCTGCGGGACGTCGTTGGCGACGGTGACGTCGAGGGCGATCGCCAGATCGGGGTCGACGTCGACGCCGAGGGCGTGCGCGCCGCGGAGTCCGACCTCCTCCTGGACCGTCGCGGCGACGTGGATCGTGACGTCCGGCTCCGCGATCCGCCTCACGGCCTCGAGGGCCGCGAACAGGCAGACGCGGTCGTCGAGCGCCTTCCCGGTGACGCAGTCGCCCATCCGCGTCGTCGTCTGGTCGAGCGTGACGAGGTCGCCGACGCTCACCAGGTCCGCGACCGCGTCGGCGTCGCGGCCGAGGTCGATGAAGACGTCCGACACCTCGTCGTCCGCCTCCCGCTGCTCGTCGGTGAGCGTGTGGGGCGGGACCGATCCGATGACGCCCGTGAGGTCCTCCTCGCCGTGGACGGTCACGCGCTGGGCCCGAAGCACGCGCGGGTCGAACCCGCCGAGCGCGTCGACCCGGACGAACCCGTCGTCGTCGACGTGCCGGACCATGAACCCGATCTCGTCCATGTGGGCCGCCACCGCGACCGAGTAGTCGGGGTCCGCGTCGCCCTCGATCGTCCCGACGACGTTCCCCATCGCGTCCGTGCGGACGCGGTCGACCGAGTCGGCGAGCTCGCGGCGAACGATCTCGCGGACGCGGTCCTCGTACCCCGGAACCCCTCGGGCCTCGGTCAGTTCGTACAGCAGGCCCTCCTCGTCGTCGAACGCGGTTGACATGGGATGAGCTGTCGGCCGCACGCTCAAAGTACTGTAGGATTCGGCGTCGGTACGCCCCGCGCCTGTATAAACGATAAATTCGTGTATCGTGGTTCCACAACGCTTTTGCGGCCCCTCCGGAGAGGTGGGGGCATGACCGACGTCAAAGCGGAACTCCGCGAACAGTTCATGGACGCGTTCGGCGGTGCCGACTTCCCCGTACAGAACCAGATGGACCTCGTCCCCGCGCTGCCGAACGGCCCGGCGACGAAGTTCGAGGCGGGCGACGTGAGCTTCACGGCGATGGAACTCGCCGCCAAGCTCGGCAGCGCCCAGGACTTCCCGTACGACACGCCCGAGGAGCTCGTCGACGACGTCCTCGAGGCGCTCGAGTCGAAGGACCTGATCTGAGGCGGGCGCCGGATCGGGTCGGAACGCGCCGGGCGGGTCGATCCCTCACGTCCGTTGAGATCCGCTTTTCGCCCGGGAAGTCGGGAAAACGTCCGATCGTCCCGAGCGAACGATCGCCGTTCGGGGGGAGATCGTTGCCGGCGCGGTGAACACGACCGCAGAGAACATCTCCAAAGCCCCAGCCGCGAGGCGGGCACACGCTGGCTGCGCTCCTCGCTCGGTCGCTGTCGCTCCCTCACTCCGGTGCTTACGTCGCCTGTGCCCGCCTCGCGGCTGCCCCTTTGAGTCCCACCCCGCACAGCCCCGCACCTCACGCCTCCCCAGCCTCGCGGGCTGCTCGCGCCCTCCCGGGCGCTCGCAGGCGCGCCGACCGCTCCGCCGATCGACGGTCCTCTCCGGCATCGCCGCCGGGACCCCGAAGCCGATCGGGGGCGGATCCACGCTCTCCGCCGGCGAGAGGTTGATAGGCACGCGGCCGTTAACTCGGCCGTGACCGTGGCCGCTACCGGCGTCGTCCCGCCGTGGGTGTTCTGGGGGGTCGCCCTCGGCGTCGCAGCGAGCGTCGTCGTCGCGATCGTCTTCTACCTCGGGCACCGGCTGTTCCCGGAGAAGGCGTCGTCCGTCGAGGGGACGCCGAACGGCGACGCGCGCCGTCGCGGCGAGATCCGCGCGTACCTGGCGGCGATCGGTGAGCGCTTCCTCGAGGACCACGCGGTCGCCGGCGTCGTCGTCCCCTTCTACCTCCCGGCCCGCGGGGTCGCCGTGACCTTCGACGCGCACGACTACTTCCGGCTCGAGGGCGAGAACGTCCACGCCGTGTTGTGCGAACACGAGATGCCCGGCCGCGGGCTCGGCCGCCGGCTCCCGTTCGACGTGACCGAGCCCGACTGGGGCTCCGACCCCGATCGGTCCCGGCGGGACGGCCGCGTCGCGGACGCGTACGCCGAGCTCGGTCTCCCGACCGACGCCGACGCCGACGCGGTGAAACGCGCCTACCGCGAGCGCGTCAAGGAGACGCACCCGGACCGCGGCGGCGACGAGGAGGCGTTCCGCCGGGTCCAGGAGGCGTACGCGACCGCCAGCGACCACGCCGACGGGGGCGCGTCCGCACCCGAGCGGTCCGGTCCGGCCGACCGGTCCGGTCGATCCGGCCGGGAGGGTCGTCGGGGCGGGTACGGGTTCGGGCGCTGAGACGCTCGCACGACCGCCTGTTGGCCGCTCTGCCGCGTTCGACGATCCCTCACGAACGAACGTTTATGTCAGTAGACACGCCAACTCGTACCACGCATGCGCGCAGCCAGACTCCACGAGTACACCGACGACATGACGGAGGGGCTCTCGATCGACGAGGTCGACCGCCCGGCGGCGACCGGCGCGAGCGACGTGATAGTCGAGGTCGAGGGGGCGGGATGGTGTCAGACCGACAACCACATCATCGAGGGGATGTGGACGGAGTACGTCCCGCAGGAACTTCCCCTCACCCTCGGCCACGAGAACGCCGGCACCGTCGTCGAGACGGGCGAGGACGTCGAGCTCGTCGAGCCGGGCGACCCCGTGATCTGCCACCCGGTCCAGACGTGCGGCACCTGCCGGCCCTGCCGGCTCGGCGAGACGATGTACTGCGAGAACGACGCGTTCAACGGGCTGACCACGGACGGCGGCTTCGCCGACTACCTCCACACGAGCGAGCGCTCGGTCATCCCGCTGCCCGACGGTGTCAGTCCGGTCGACATCGCGCCGCACGCCGACGCCGGGATCACGGCGTACCACGCCGCGAAGAAGGCGGTCGCCGAGTTGAACCCCGGCGACCACGCGGTCGTGATCGGCATCGGCGGACTGGGCCACATCGGCCTCCAGTGTCTCGACGCGATGAGCGCCGCCCGGATCACCGCGGTCGACGTGAAGGCGTCCGCGCTCGAGTTGGCGGACCGGTACGGCGCGGATCACCTGGTCAACCCGGCCGAGGAGGACGTGCGCGCGGAGGTCGACGGGATCACCGACGGGACGGGCGCGGCGCAGGTGCTCGACTTCGTCGGCGAGGACGTCACCACGGCGTACGCGCCCGACGTCACCGCCGCCGGCGGCGACCACCACGTCATCGGCTACGGCGGGCACGTCCACGAGCCGGCACAGGCGCTGGTGAACGGCGAGTTCTCCTTCGTCGGCAACATCGTTGGTCGGTACGCGGAGCTCCAGGAGCTGGTCGCGCTCGTCGAGCAGGGCGACGTCGACCTCCACACGAGCCGGTACGACCTCGGCGAGGTCAACACCGTCGCGGAGAAGCTCGAACACGGCGAGATCGACGGCCGCGCCGTGATCACGCCCTGAGGAAGGCTCAAGCCGGGGTTTCACCCACGAAAAGAGCTATCCGACGCGTCCGGGACGTTCGCGTATGGACGTCGTCCCGTCCGCCTCTCGACTCTCGTCGTCGCAGCGATGGTCGCTTCTCGCCGGCGTCTACGCGTTCGGCTGTGCCACGCTGACGGCGGCCCTCCTCTCCGGCATGCTCGGGGTCTTCGCCGAGGTGATCGGACTGCCGCCGAGGGTGTCGATGGCGATCCTCGCGAGCCCGGCGTTCGTCGCCGGCGCGGGGATCTGGTGGGCGCTCGTCGAACGACGCGGTGCCTACACGTATCCGGCCGGGGCCGCGTTCGGGCTGCTCACCGCCCTCGCAACCGGAGCGGCGTGGACGGTTCGGTTCGTCTCCGTCTGGAGCCTCGAGATGCTCACGGCCGGGCCCGTACCGCTGCTGGTCGGACTCGTGCTCGGGACGGCGGCGCTCGCGGGGACCCTCGTCGGCCTCCCGATCGCGTACGTCCGCCGGCGGAGCGCGAGCCGGCCGGGATCCGCCGCGACCGCTAACTCCTTGTGATCACGGAACACACCTGTCGGGCATGGACGAGAGCGACGACGCCAGCGACGACGCCTCCGTCGATGCCGCCGCCGCCCCCGCGGATCCGCTCGCCGACGAGGACGTCCACCGCGTGCTCGACCCGGACGGGCGACCGCTCCCGGACGCGACCGTGCCGGACCTCTCCGACGATCGGTTCCGGGCGATCTACCGCGACATGGTGGTCACCCGCCGGTTCGACGAGCGCGCCGTCAGCCTCCAGCGACAGGGTCGGATGGGGACGTACGCGCCGTGTGCCGGCCAGGAGGGGTCCGCCGTGGGGTCGACCCACGCGCTCGAGGACCGCGACCTGATCAGCTACCAGTACCGCGAGCACGGCGCGGTCGTCGTCCGCGACCTGCTCGCCGAGTACCTCCCGTACTGGATGGGCCACGAGTCCGGGACGGCGGCGATCGCCGAGGGGAACGTCTTCCCGCTCAACATCGGGATCGCGGCGCACCTCCCGCACGCGGTGGGGGCGGCGTGGGCGTTCGACCTCCGCGACGAGGACCGGGTGGTGGCGTGTCACTTCGGCGACGGCGCGACGAGCGAGGGCGACTTCCACGAGGCGCTCAACTTCGCGGGCGTCTTCGACACGCCGACCCTGTTCTGTTGTCACAACAACGGCTGGGCGATCTCGGTTCCACGGGAGCGCCAGACCGCGACCGCGACGCTCGCGGCGAAGGCGACCGCCTACGGCTTCGAAGGCGTCCGCGTCGACGGGATGGACCCGCTCGCGAGCTACGCCGTCACGCGCGAGGCCGCCGAGCGCGCCCGTGAAGCCGGTTCGGGATCCGACGCGGACGACTCGGGATCCGACGCGGCGGGGTCCGGATCTCCGGCCCGTCCGGTCCTGATCGAGTTCGTCGAGTACCGCTACGGCGCGCACACCACCGCCGACGACCCCACCGCCTACCGCGACGACGACGCGGTCGACCCCTGGCGGGCGATCGACCCGATCGACCGCATGGAGACGTTCCTCCGGGAGACGGGGCGGATCGACGACGAGGGCGTCGCGGCGGCCCGCGACCGCGCCGACGACCTCGTCGCGGAGGCGATCGACGCCGCCGAGGCGGTCGAGCCCGACCCGGCCGCGATGTTCGATCACGCCTACGCCGACCTCCCGCTCGAGCTCCGCCGGCAGCGCGACGAGCTGCTCGCGGCGATCGAGGAACACGGCGAGGAGGCGTTCGACGCGGGCGAGTGAGCGTGGATGGTTTATTAGGCGGAGTAAATATCGAAACGATCAGAAGACTTCATTTACATATTGTCAGTGATACGTTCTGAAAATTCAAAGAGACGTTCTGATAGCGCTGCGAGATACAGAGCGCGTAGGCAGCACGTGGCGACGATATTTTTCACGTCGCCATGCGAGGCGCTAGAGTATGGAACCACGAACGTTCTTACGCATCGAGGGGTTGGCTGCGGTGGGGCTCGCGTTGGGAGGCTATTTCACGCTTGATGGTCCGATCTGGCTGCTGGTTGTGCTGGCGCTGGCCCCTGATCTATCCATGCTCGGCTATCTTGTAGGCCCGAAGCTTGGAAGTCTAAGCTATAACATCGTCCATACGTACACACTACCGCTTACACTCGGAGGCTTTGGATTCTGGGTTGACGTTCAACTGGCGTTACTCGTCGCTCTGATTTGGATCGGACATATTGGAGCGGATCGGCTATTTGGTTATGGCCTCAAGTTCGAATCCGGATTCAAGAATACGCACCTCACTACCCAACCAGCCCCAATTGAAGCCCTCACAACGTCTGACGAATGATCTGCTGGTTGAACGCTCTGTATCTCGCCCAGTATTCTTAGCAATTAGTGGTAGATCTCGTGAGTAGATCGATATGTGAGTCCCCTGAAATCCGTAATCACGGTTCTGAGTATGGGGTCGTTGGTGTAAAAGAGCGTATACCAGACGATACGCTTCAGATCGAAGGGCCTAGCCGTGGGGAGGACATCATGATATTGCTTCTCACTATGAGGACCCCCTCGAGAATTCGATACCACCTCTATTTCGGTGTGCTAACCGCTCTATGGCACCCTCTAGTACGTCAGATAAAACCCGGATTTTTAGGACAGTTATTATCTTGTGGACGTATGGATGACACCAAACGGAGGCGTGTACTCCAGTTAGGTGGGGCAGCACTCGTAAGCGGACTCGCAGGCTGTAATGGTATCTTAGGTAATGATATTCAGGATACGGACGGAGACGGTGTAATTGACAGTGAAGACTATGCACCGCGTGACCCAGAGATACAGCGGGAAGAACAGGTGAAAGGGGAGGGATCGACAGAAACGGAGACAGAAACGCAGGCAGAAACGGAGACAGAAACGGAGACAGAAACGCAGGCAGAAACGCCGGTAGCCGGAGAAGATTTGATCAGTTGGTGGCCGTTTAGTCAGAATGTCAATGATACAGCGGGGGACAATGACGCGTCGGCTCCGATTGGAAACCCTCAAATCGAAACTGTGGCTGATCGGACTGCGGTCAGATTCGACGGCGACGATGGACTGCGAGTCGCCCGCGGCGGTAATGAGCCTGAACTGTCTCTTCTTGACCGAAATGATGGACCAGCCAGCATCACGATGCAAGTATATTTTGCGGAGCCAACCGGTTCTCAACCGTTCGAGGGCACGGGAACACCGCGTCACAGTATCTTGAGAAACGATACGGGCTACAATATCACAGCGAAGGGAGAATCAGGAGATTCAAGCGTCAATTTACGTTTCGGCGTCAGGCCGTATAGTGATACACCATCTCGGGGGTATAGCATGCCTGACGATGTACAGATCCCACTATCCGTACAGGAGTGGCACCAAATTTCGGTCGTGTTCAATTCTACCAAATATGTTCGAATTTACGTCGATGACGAGCGAGTCTTTGCCGACGATTCAATGCAGGGCTACAATAATGCTGCCTCGGACTTCTGGCCAGATATCACAATCGGGAGCTGGTATGGTGGAAATCCCGAAGAGTGGGCCAATTTGATGAACGGCGCTATCTCCGACCTACGTATGTATGGTACCGGCCTCACAGCTGAAGAGATCTCTCAGATATACACCAACACGAACTGATCGGCCCCTTTCCCGATCTTGTACGGCAATTTTGATGAGTTCCTGATAGACTGTCGAGGCCGTCAATCACTGCGTCCACTACACTGAGCGATCACCGATGTGACGAACCATCGACCGGCGTGGATCTCGACGGAGCCTCCCGCGGGGTTTTTGCCCGCCCGTCTCCCGGTAGCGGACATGCGCATCGAGAACAGCTTCATCCCTGTGGAGGGAGTCGGCGAGACGACGGAGCGCCGGCTCTGGGAGCGGGGCGTCCGGACCTGGGACGAGTTCGACCCCGCCGTCGACGTCGCCGGCGTCGGCTCCACCACGGCCGACCGGATCGAGTCGTTCATCGCGGAGGCGCGCGCGCACCTCGACGACGGCGACGCCGCCTACTTCGACCGACGGTTCCCGAGCGGCGAGCGCTGGCGGCTCTACGAGGACTTCCGTGAGCGGACCTGCTTCTTCGACATCGAGACCACCGGCCTCGACGAGCACCGCGACCGGGTCACGACCGTCAGCTTCCATCAGGGCGGGGAGACGACGACCCTGGTTGCGGGCCGGGACCTCACCGCCGACCGGATCCGCGAGCGGTTTCGCGAGGCCGACCTCCTGGCGACGTTCAACGGGGCGCGGTTCGATGTGCCGTTCCTCGAGACCTCCTTC is part of the Halorubrum aethiopicum genome and encodes:
- a CDS encoding CPBP family intramembrane glutamic endopeptidase produces the protein MSQEKTSFGGWTAEIPRPTVANLAIALCVLPLFALLERTVRFHPSPVGEIAFQWGCVAAVVGVAVAIEGCSLADLGVRRPTATDLAYALGTALAAFLVFAGTDPLVTALGLPTSAGAGAMSTGVGIGLALVRAVTTGVVEEVLYRGYAIERLAEYTPRPAIAGGISWGAFTLAHAVVWPIGNLLQVAAVSAAFTLVYLRRRSLFTVIGSHVLVWCLAVLGHAYG
- a CDS encoding CPBP family intramembrane glutamic endopeptidase, with the protein product MVELRRTTASTVAILVALAGIPLVELAAELRLGGDGLLALAVRDLLVKWAFAVAIVAVVVRVERRSLSSVGVARPGWGDIGAAVLVFVLGAVSYPFTTPLLRSFGFETTVGGIERLATYPPAFVLALALTAALTEELLYRGYPIERIAERTGSTAVAAGVTVLCFVVFHVPYWGVGGTLQIGVNAVLLTLLYVWRRNLVACVLSHAITDVYAFIVVPRYLSQYL
- a CDS encoding Zn-ribbon domain-containing OB-fold protein — protein: MSDRNTGYDEWIDALAAGEGYALVCPEGHGSLPPRRVCPECGSSPLSEEPLPAEGTVETYTVVHVPSPRFSDDAPYVTAVARFGPVRLTGIVRGVGPDADDGDGDAIEVGTAVEAGVGERETDGGRIVVLRPVET
- a CDS encoding thiolase domain-containing protein produces the protein MTEVRVAGVGLTRFGSHPERTGRDLFAEAADRAFADAGVDRTDVEELNYGNFMGALAEHQGHQAPLMAEAAGVRCPATRYESACASAGVAVREAVRTVAAGDADVVLAGGMERMTNLDTEGATEGLAIAADDLFEVRAGVTFPGAYALMARAYFEAHGGSREDLAHIAAKNHENALPNEYAQFRSEVSVEEALESPPVAEPLHLYDACPITDGASALVFVSAEYAADNDLDAPVAVTGTGQGTDRMALADRTEIAATPAAADAATAAYDDAGIGPGDVDLAEVHDCFTIAEVLAIESLGLADPGEGIAAAREGRTTADGDLPVNLSGGLKAKGHPVGATGGSQIAEVTRLLRGDHPNSEHVPDAEVGVAHNAGGTVASAVVHVLEVAE
- a CDS encoding proteasome assembly chaperone family protein, which produces MDDIEIDEVATPELDDPVLIEGLPGVGHVGKLAAEHLLEEFDGELVRRVYATEFPPQVSVDGEDGVAELTCAEFHAVETDGADLLVLTGDHQAGSNAGHYRLTSTFLDVAESFGTERAFALGGVPTGELVEEYTVLGAVSESALADDLREADVEFRPDEPAGGIVGVSGLVLGLGGRRGLEAACLMGETSGYLVDPKSARAVLEVLESLLEFELGYDSLEDRAEEMEEVVGKIREMQDGPAVPDDDLRYIG
- a CDS encoding RNA-protein complex protein Nop10 is translated as MRSDIRVCSDPEAIHDRPVYTLGDRCPECGAPAENGAPAPFDPTDRYGEYRRRARSDRPE
- a CDS encoding translation initiation factor IF-2 subunit alpha, yielding MKYSGWPEPGELVVGEIDEIADFGVFVDLDQYEDKRGLCHISEVASGWIKNVRDHVREGQTVVAKVLEVDQSSNQIDLSIKDVNEHQRKETIQDWKNERKADNWMLIALGEDVDDDRYTSVANALLREYDSLYDAFEASAIRGLEALEDADLDDDAAESIVDAARENVSVPYVDVTGYVDLESAAADGVDDVKAALEAAEGNGEIPDGVELDVGYVGSPEYRIKVRAPDYKTAEDELEAAAERAREAIESAGGVGSFHRERREDDE
- a CDS encoding 30S ribosomal protein S27e is translated as MAGSFHRVRCGDCENEQVVFGKASSVVSCAVCGTTLATPTGGEAELAGDVVETVEAR
- a CDS encoding 50S ribosomal protein L44e gives rise to the protein MEMPRRFNTYCPHCDSHQEHEVEKVRSGRATGMKRDARQRRRALATIGNAGGYSKVPGGDKPTKKTHLKYRCSDCGKAHMREGWRAGRLTFQE
- a CDS encoding M42 family metallopeptidase, with translation MSTAFDDEEGLLYELTEARGVPGYEDRVREIVRRELADSVDRVRTDAMGNVVGTIEGDADPDYSVAVAAHMDEIGFMVRHVDDDGFVRVDALGGFDPRVLRAQRVTVHGEEDLTGVIGSVPPHTLTDEQREADDEVSDVFIDLGRDADAVADLVSVGDLVTLDQTTTRMGDCVTGKALDDRVCLFAALEAVRRIAEPDVTIHVAATVQEEVGLRGAHALGVDVDPDLAIALDVTVANDVPQIGEAADAVTSLGEGAAIKLKDSSVITSPKVHRRLTEVAESNDIDHQHEVLPAGGTDTAGFQTPGGAKPVGAISIPTRYLHTVTETANLGDVAAATDLLTAFLESETGDHDYTL